A region from the Triticum aestivum cultivar Chinese Spring chromosome 3D, IWGSC CS RefSeq v2.1, whole genome shotgun sequence genome encodes:
- the LOC123079048 gene encoding NADP-dependent malic enzyme, with the protein MRGLRRSSLARIASTTRAASARQCSSSILGGARAAPYCTMAGRSGEEADAAMAGVATGGVEDAYGEDRATEDQPVTPWAVCIASGHSLLRDPRHNKGLSFTEKERDAHYLRGLLPPVVLSQELQEKRLLQNVRQLDVPLQRYMFLMDLQERNERLFYKLMIDNVEELLPVVYTPTVGEACQKYGSIFRRSQGLYISLKDKGRVLEVLRNWPEKSIQVIVVTDGERILGLGDLGCQGMGIPVGKLALYTALGGVRPSACLPITIDVGTNNEELLNDEFYIGLRQKRATGQEYTELLDEFMVAVKQNYGQKVLVQFEDFANHNAFTLLEKYKATHLVFNDDIQGTAAVVLAGLMAGLKFAGGTLADHTFLFFGAGEAGTGIAELVALEISMQSKTSQEEARKNIWLVDSKGLIVSSRKDSIQPFKKLYAHEHEPVKDLLSAIKDIKPTALIGSAGVGQSFTKEVIEAMSSINKRPIILALSNPTSKSECTAEQAYSWSQGRAIFGSGSPFDPVKYNDKLFVPAQANNAYIFPGFGLGVVTSGAIRVKDDMVLAAAEALAEQVTAEHFDKGLIYPPFSSIRKISANIAARVAVKAYDLGLASHLPRPKDLVKYAESCMYSPIYRSYR; encoded by the exons ATGCGCGGGCTACGACGCAGCAGCCTGGCTCGCATTGCATCCACCACCAGAGCGGCGTCGGCGCGTCAGTGCAGCAGCAGCATATTAGGAGGAGCGAGAGCGGCGCCGTACTGCACCATGGCGGGACGATCGGGGGAGGAAGCGGACGCCGCGATGGCGGGCGTGGCcaccggcggcgtggaggacgCCTACGGCGAGGACCGCGCCACCGAGGACCAGCCCGTCACGCCGTGGGCCGTCTGCATCGCCAG TGGCCACTCCCTGCTGAGGGATCCGCGGCACAACAAGGGGCTGTCGTTCACGGAGAAGGAGCGGGACGCGCACTACCTGCGCGGCCTGCTGCCTCCGGTGgtcctgtcccaggagctccaggAGAAGCGGCTGCTGCAGAACGTGCGGCAGCTTGACGTCCCGCTGCAGCGCTACATGTTCCTCATGGACCTCCAG GAGAGGAACGAGAGGCTCTTCTACAAGCTCATGATCGACAACGTGGAGGAGCTGCTCCCCGTCGTCTACACGCCCACCGTCGGCGAGGCCTGCCAGAAGTACGGCTCCATCTTCAGGCGCTCGCAGGGCCTCTACATCAGCCTCAAAGACAA GGGGAGAGTACTGGAGGTGCTGAGGAACTGGCCGGAGAAGAGTATTCAGGTCATCGTTGTCACCGACGGCGAGCGCATCTTAGGCCTCGGAGATCTTGGCTGCCAG GGTATGGGAATTCCCGTGGGGAAGCTTGCGCTGTACACGGCCCTTGGTGGTGTTAGGCCATCTGCT TGTTTACCCATCACCATTGATGTGGGGACGAACAATGAAGAGCTGCTGAACGATGAGTTCTACATTGGATTGCGGCAAAAAAGAGCTACGGGCCAG GAATACACTGAGCTTCTGGATGAGTTCATGGTTGCCGTGAAGCAGAACTATGGACAGAAGGTTCTTGTCCAG TTTGAAGACTTCGCAAATCACAATGCGTTTACCCTTCTTGAGAAGTACAAGGCGACCCATCTTGTCTTCAATGATGATATTCAG GGAACGGCTGCGGTGGTTCTTGCGGGCCTTATGGCTGGTCTGAAGTTTGCTGGTGGAACTTTAGCTGACCACACATTCTTATTCTTCGGTGCCGGAGAG GCTGGTACAGGCATTGCTGAACTAGTTGCTTTGGAGATATCGATGCAG TCCAAGACTTCACAGGAAGAGGCTCGCAAAAATATCTGGCTTGTTGATTCAAAG GGATTGATCGTGAGTTCGCGTAAAGATTCTATACAGCCCTTCAAGAAGCTATATGCACATGAGCATGAACCAGTCAAAGACCTTTTAAGTGCCATCAAG GATATCAAACCGACTGCACTAATAGGATCAGCTGGTGTGGGTCAAAGTTTCACAAAAGAGGTGATCGAGGCTATGTCTTCGATTAACAAG AGGCCAATCATCCTTGCGCTATCCAACCCAACATCAAAGTCTGAATGTACAGCTGAGCAGGCATATTCATGGAGTCAG GGCCGTGCAATATTTGGGAGTGGAAGCCCGTTTGATCCGGTGAAATATAACGACAAGCTTTTCGTACCTGCCCAG GCGAACAATGCATACATCTTCCCAGGATTTGGTTTAGGTGTAGTGACCTCTGGGGCGATAAGGGTGAAAGACGATATGGTCCTTGCTGCTG CTGAGGCCTTAGCCGAACAGGTCACGGCGGAGCATTTCGACAAAGGTCTGATCTATCCACCCTTCTCCAGCATCAGGAAGATATCAGCTAACATCGCGGCTCGTGTCGCTGTGAAAGCCTACGACCTCG GACTGGCAAGCCATCTCCCTCGCCCAAAAGACTTGGTGAAGTACGCTGAGAGCTGCATGTACAGCCCCATCTACCGTTCATACAGATGA
- the LOC123079049 gene encoding uncharacterized protein, protein MAVPAWMRRQMDQILELDMEELEVEEVDDSGSSSSSDVATFLRNTHGDGETSTSGEFTVNMSRASLNTYVGEIDDTRGRFAFLDGGAVLSLPMLSLQGFVLFPEATLTLRVTQPRFAAAVDKAINHVDNPCMIGVVHARRHVNDGHHAIASVGTTAEILEIRRLDDGSSNVITRGQQRFRLWRSWVDIDEVPWGEIQIIEEDTPLRTPRDAFGQLAASNTFKQCDSSVHSFGVSCFKQKDLMDSDLDLDSLSYTSTSSDHSVTDTGIYYSSNEDEDLMPELSWQKHGSVNEFGALSQPVKDITIGDDDDLCFAPPESLSPVKKKDAGQQRQYRAAYNSKMAPLSFWPQWVYNMYDSYSLARKAADLWNQIIAEPGMDDYVRKPDILSFLIGSKLPVSASMRQELLDVDGISYRLQREIQLLKAFNLVRCRNCLALIARRSDMVIPSSVDQCGAHVMPLLYKGAQEVITVHNTSGLALHGNPSDAHSWFPGYTWTIALCAACESNIGWLFRADKRNLLPKSFWGVRISQTKDGTQSAKDRSSV, encoded by the exons ATGGCGGTGCCGGCGTGGATGCGGAGGCAGATGGACCAGATCCtggagctggacatggaggagctCGAGGTCGAAGAGGTCGACGACTccggctcgtcctcctcctccgacgtCGCCACCTTCCTCAG AAATACTCATGGAGATGGAGAGACTAGCACTTCTGGAGAGTTTACAGTCAATATGTCTCGGGCTTCCCTGAACACATATGTTGGTG AGATTGATGATACCCGGGGCAGATTTGCTTTCTTGGATGGTGGTGCAGTCCTCAGTTTACCTATGCTTTCTCTTCAAG GATTTGTTTTGTTTCCTGAAGCTACCCTGACTCTTAGAGTAACTCAACCTAGATTTGCAGCAGCTGTTGACAAGGCTATTAATCATGTTGATAATCCATGCATGATAGGTGTG GTTCATGCCCGCCGACACGTAAATGATGGGCATCATGCTATTGCTTCAGTTGGCACAACAGCGGAG ATACTCGAAATTAGGCGATTGGATGATGGCTCGTCAAATGTTATCACTCGAGGTCAGCAGCGGTTTCGCCTTTGGCGCAGTTGGGTCGACATCGATGAAGTA CCATGGGGTGAGATCCAAATCATCGAAGAAGACACGCCTTTAAGAACTCCAAGGGATGCATTTGGACAGTTAGCTGCAAGTAATACCTTCAAGCAATGTGATTCATCAGTGCACAGTTTTGGTGTATCTTGTTTCAAGCAAAAAGATCTTATGGATTCTGATCTTGATTTGGATTCTCTGTCATATACTAGTACTTCAAGTGACCATTCAGTAACAGATACAGGAATATACTATTCCTCAAATGAAGATGAAGATCTCATGCCTGAACTGTCTTGGCAGAAGCATGGTTCTGTGAATGAATTTGGTGCATTAAGTCAGCCAGTCAAGGATATCACCATCGGAGATGATGATGATCTTTGCTTTGCACCCCCTGAATCCTTATCACCAGTGAAAAAGAAAGATGCTGGGCAACAGAGACAATACCGTGCTGCTTATAATTCAAAGATGGCCCCATTATCGTTTTGGCCCCAATGGGTTTACAATATGTACGATTCATATTCACTTGCACGCAAGGCTGCAG ATTTGTGGAATCAGATAATTGCAGAGCCAGGCATGGATGATTATGTGAGAAAACCAGATATTTTGTCGTTTCTTATTGGAAGCAAACTACCCGTGTCAGCGTCTATGAGACAGGAATTGCTTGACGTTGATGGAATATCATATCGGTTGCAGCGGGAGATTCAGCTACTCAAGGCCTTCAATCTCGTACGGTGTAGAAATTGCCTG GCTCTCATAGCTAGACGGAGTGACATGGTGATACCGTCTAGTGTTGACCAATGTGGTGCTCATGTCATGCCGTTGTTGTACAAAGGTGCGCAGGAGGTGATAACAGTGCACAACACATCTGGGCTCGCACTCCATGGCAATCCTTCTGATGCTCACAGCTGGTTCCCAGG ATATACGTGGACGATTGCGCTGTGTGCTGCCTGCGAGTCCAACATCGGCTGGCTGTTCAGGGCTGACAAAAGGAACCTTCTTCCGAAATCCTTCTGGGGTGTCCGCATTTCCCAAACTAAAGATGGCACACAATCGGCCAAGGACCGATCGTCCGTATGA